From Orcinus orca chromosome 3, mOrcOrc1.1, whole genome shotgun sequence, a single genomic window includes:
- the LOC117195538 gene encoding 2'-5'-oligoadenylate synthase 1-like: protein MSTGFSPHNMLECKGSQELQRFADKKIRPASGSQSAACVAEISALLQLIQGCFPVPTSRVIQGGSYVKGTDTQGCSEIDIVLLSDVFASVNHCKKQLREGLETLRENLKRTSHGNRLHSHSFEIMAYYDVLGPTPSTDLKLHLYRKLYLCNDSDEAQLCALALLPYQVDFVKASVVRVKELSRLMIHWFKTSFANTTKENKFRRLPSSYTVELLTIYIWERAEKPLFFSLVQGIRAVLKLLVRYAEIDVVWHRHYHPKFPIFVKVNQKHTR, encoded by the exons ATGTCCACAGGATTTTCACCTCATAATATGTTGGAGTGTAAAGGTTCCCAAGAGCTACAGAGATTTGCAGACAAAAAAATCCGCCCTGCCTCGGGTTCTCAGAGTGCTGCTTGTGTGGCTGAAATCAGCGCCCTGCTCCAGCTGATCCAGGGTTGCTTTCCGGTACCGACCTCCCGAGTCATCCAG GGTGGTTCTTATGTAAAGGGGACTGACACCCAAGGATGCTCTGAGATTGACATTGTGTTGCTCAGTGATGTGTTTGCCAGTGTGAACCATTGCAAGAAACAACTGAGAGAAGGGTTGGAGACTCTGAGAGAAAACTTGAAGAGAACTTCACATGGGAACAG ACTTCACAGCCATTCTTTTGAGATCATGGCCTACTATGATGTCCTGGGGCCTACACCCTCCACAG ATTTAAAACTTCACCTTTACCGCAAACTGTACCTCTGTAATGACAGTGACGAGGCCCAGCTGTGTGCCTTGGCCCTCTTACCTTACCAAGTGGATTTTGTCAAGGCATCTGTCGTGAGGGTGAAGGAGCTCAGTCGTTTAATGATACATTGGTTCAAGACATCATTTGCCAACACCACCAAGGAAAATAA ATTCCGGAGACTTCCCTCCTCTTACACAGTGGAGCTCCTCACCATATACATCTGGGAACGGGCGGAGAAGCCCCTGTTCTTCAGCCTGGTACAGGGAATCAGGGCAGTCCTCAAACTTCTTGTTCGATATGCAGAAATCGACGTTGTTTGGCACAGACACTATCATCCCAAGTTCCCCATTTTTGTAAAGGTTAACCAGAAGCACACAAGGTAA